One part of the Bacteroidia bacterium genome encodes these proteins:
- a CDS encoding class I SAM-dependent methyltransferase, which translates to MNQVSQIYDRLFEFEKEKRSGEAYPIHKKLDFQQIKGAEGMDDITELIFQLLPSAEALKILDAGCGVGYSLIQICSQSGHSGLGISLSKKELEKARESRDKKKLGHQLQFRELSFDDDLGGPFDAIFSMESLKHAPSWRNSFKNLAAHLKVGGSFFVLEDYAGPKLPPKVGRRFQELWSVPELYTEKEFLTASQSNQLHLIKSYELDQALPQKSAFLSKFLASISRLLAFLSRKEKWKHLIRIYEGGLWMDYLYAKGHFRYRLFQFEKRD; encoded by the coding sequence TTGAACCAGGTAAGCCAAATCTACGATCGACTCTTTGAGTTTGAGAAGGAAAAACGATCCGGAGAGGCATACCCTATTCATAAAAAACTGGACTTTCAGCAAATAAAAGGAGCTGAAGGCATGGATGATATTACCGAACTCATCTTCCAATTGCTACCATCAGCGGAAGCTTTGAAAATTCTGGATGCGGGATGCGGGGTTGGCTATAGTTTAATCCAAATCTGTTCCCAAAGTGGACATAGTGGATTAGGAATTAGCCTGAGTAAAAAAGAGTTAGAGAAGGCAAGAGAAAGTCGGGACAAAAAGAAGCTGGGCCACCAATTGCAGTTTAGGGAATTAAGTTTTGATGATGATTTGGGAGGTCCCTTCGATGCAATCTTTAGCATGGAATCCCTCAAACATGCTCCTTCCTGGAGAAATAGCTTTAAGAATCTGGCCGCCCATTTAAAAGTAGGTGGCAGTTTTTTTGTATTGGAAGATTATGCAGGGCCAAAGCTCCCGCCAAAGGTCGGAAGAAGGTTTCAGGAACTCTGGTCAGTACCAGAGCTTTATACTGAAAAAGAATTCCTCACAGCAAGCCAATCTAATCAACTCCATTTGATCAAAAGTTATGAGCTGGATCAGGCTTTACCCCAAAAATCTGCCTTCCTCAGTAAGTTTCTGGCCAGCATTTCCCGCCTATTGGCTTTCCTGAGTCGAAAAGAAAAATGGAAACATTTGATCCGAATTTATGAAGGAGGACTTTGGATGGATTATTTATATGCCAAAGGTCATTTTAGATATCGGCTATTTCAGTTTGAGAAACGGGACTGA
- a CDS encoding CDP-alcohol phosphatidyltransferase family protein produces MTRIKIEHILKWSERHTYVLLLGIGLFLFYGILWPMISLALLSFIFYIRQHLDYLKGLSPFGGYANWVTFFRLLLVSFGGYSYQVWPDPYLFAIFTLAVLLDVLDGYLARRFEQSSDFGLYLDMESDAFFVALIASLLYAKGLLEAWLLFPAYLRYLYMIFLKVLPGEPKKEPKRSYASIIAGCFFVALLLPFILPFELYSWPLRICGALIVISFGISFWYQLFSPVSQTEIADI; encoded by the coding sequence ATGACTCGAATTAAGATTGAACACATCCTGAAATGGAGCGAAAGACATACTTATGTGCTTCTGCTGGGGATTGGTCTTTTTCTTTTTTATGGAATATTATGGCCAATGATCAGCCTGGCATTGCTGTCTTTCATTTTCTATATCCGCCAACACCTCGACTATCTAAAAGGCCTGAGTCCTTTTGGAGGCTATGCAAACTGGGTAACTTTTTTTCGACTGTTGCTGGTTAGCTTTGGGGGCTATTCTTATCAAGTCTGGCCGGATCCCTATCTATTTGCAATTTTTACGCTGGCAGTATTACTGGATGTCCTGGATGGATATTTGGCAAGAAGATTTGAGCAAAGCAGTGATTTTGGATTGTACCTGGACATGGAAAGTGATGCCTTTTTTGTAGCACTCATTGCCAGCCTGCTGTATGCAAAAGGCCTATTGGAAGCCTGGTTATTATTTCCGGCTTATTTACGCTATTTGTATATGATTTTTCTGAAAGTCCTGCCAGGCGAACCTAAAAAAGAGCCCAAGCGTTCCTATGCCAGTATAATTGCAGGCTGTTTTTTTGTGGCTCTTTTGCTTCCTTTTATCCTACCCTTTGAATTGTATAGTTGGCCACTGAGAATTTGTGGAGCTTTGATTGTCATTTCTTTTGGGATTTCCTTCTGGTATCAACTATTCAGTCCCGTTTCTCAAACTGAAATAGCCGATATCTAA
- a CDS encoding DUF1415 domain-containing protein: MTELFGLDSKNIPRFLRTCVMSKEEAAISQSKDWIEQVVIAEQFCPFAKVPFEQDKIRYWVLKGIDQEEHLEILVRELEHLDQHEEIETSLLIFPQALEAFEDYLDFLAMAMELSEEQGYEGVFQIASFHPHYQFEGAEKSDASNYTNRSPYPMLHLLREESVEKAIQLHPNTEAIPQRNIEHAQKLGSEYFEKILEGISI; encoded by the coding sequence ATGACAGAGCTGTTTGGCTTAGACAGCAAGAATATTCCCCGCTTTTTACGTACTTGCGTCATGTCCAAAGAAGAAGCTGCCATTTCCCAATCCAAAGACTGGATCGAACAAGTCGTAATTGCTGAGCAATTCTGCCCTTTTGCCAAAGTACCTTTTGAGCAGGATAAAATACGTTATTGGGTGCTTAAAGGAATAGATCAGGAAGAGCATTTGGAAATACTTGTTAGAGAACTTGAGCATTTGGATCAACATGAAGAAATTGAGACCAGTCTTCTGATTTTTCCTCAGGCTTTGGAAGCATTTGAAGACTACCTCGATTTCCTGGCTATGGCTATGGAGCTTTCTGAAGAACAGGGATACGAGGGCGTCTTTCAAATCGCCAGCTTTCACCCTCACTATCAATTTGAAGGCGCTGAAAAATCAGATGCCTCCAATTACACCAACCGCTCCCCCTACCCTATGCTCCATCTCCTGAGAGAAGAAAGCGTCGAAAAAGCCATCCAATTGCACCCCAATACAGAGGCCATTCCCCAAAGAAATATCGAGCACGCACAGAAATTGGGAAGTGAGTATTTTGAAAAGATTCTTGAAGGCATTTCAATTTAA
- a CDS encoding class I SAM-dependent methyltransferase codes for MVTNIVEQQSVREWFNKTYQNRGLSYLRPREAYYVFLEILKVRKGASILDVACGPGQLLKIAKEYELDLHGVDISDIGIQMAKEALPDADLRVANAEQLPFANNSFEYITCIGSLERMLQLQKVLQEIRRVSKADAEVCFMVRNSNRASWKLVKEHLGIINKKGHQGANTLEQWQEIFEDAGFKLKAVYPDIWPSRRWAHWFSLGGRLFPVDYKRKEEADDSIKFAYEFIFHLGLS; via the coding sequence ATGGTTACAAATATAGTAGAACAACAAAGCGTAAGGGAATGGTTTAATAAAACCTACCAAAACAGAGGCCTTAGTTATCTAAGACCCAGGGAAGCCTATTATGTTTTCCTGGAGATTCTAAAAGTCAGAAAAGGAGCTTCCATCCTGGATGTGGCTTGTGGTCCCGGACAATTATTAAAGATTGCAAAGGAGTACGAACTGGACCTCCATGGAGTAGACATTTCGGACATAGGAATCCAGATGGCAAAAGAAGCTTTGCCGGATGCAGACCTGAGAGTTGCCAATGCCGAACAATTGCCTTTTGCCAATAACAGCTTTGAATATATTACTTGCATAGGTTCCCTGGAACGAATGCTTCAGCTCCAGAAGGTATTGCAAGAAATTCGAAGAGTAAGTAAAGCTGATGCCGAAGTTTGTTTTATGGTGAGAAATTCAAATCGCGCCAGTTGGAAGTTGGTGAAAGAGCATTTAGGCATTATCAACAAGAAAGGTCATCAAGGCGCCAACACCCTAGAGCAATGGCAGGAAATCTTCGAGGATGCAGGTTTCAAGCTCAAGGCGGTTTATCCGGATATATGGCCCTCTCGAAGATGGGCACATTGGTTCTCTCTGGGAGGCAGATTGTTTCCCGTTGATTATAAGAGAAAAGAGGAAGCTGATGATTCTATAAAATTTGCCTATGAATTCATTTTCCATTTAGGCCTTAGCTAG
- a CDS encoding sulfotransferase codes for MAKHLDPSFIIMGGVKCGTSSLYRYLNAHPLVLPCKSKEPNYFSFRPWYQIPFSYGRYKKMFPLKNAEGEIKADWLDLGEDEKMHASHFVKIAETGKNYITGEATATTFFAASPRLIKFLLPNLKLIMLMRDPIERYVSHYRMYQRFKQEGRQGYDFKPLPEYIDDEIEAFHQGKKTRILHQGLYTTYLQKWEEVFGREKLLLLRTLDFEEVGLAQHEMEKVCEFLGLTEYNFREALGERYNQAQTQEIAPKVSEKLRKFYADSLEELRLRYQIKL; via the coding sequence ATGGCAAAACATCTCGATCCTTCTTTCATCATTATGGGTGGCGTAAAATGCGGTACTTCTTCATTGTACCGATATCTGAATGCCCATCCGCTGGTGTTGCCCTGCAAAAGTAAAGAGCCCAATTATTTTTCCTTTCGTCCCTGGTATCAGATTCCTTTCAGCTATGGGCGTTACAAAAAAATGTTTCCCTTGAAAAATGCTGAAGGAGAGATAAAGGCGGATTGGTTAGATTTGGGAGAGGACGAAAAAATGCATGCTTCACATTTCGTTAAAATTGCTGAAACAGGAAAAAACTATATTACAGGTGAAGCAACGGCCACGACCTTTTTCGCGGCAAGTCCAAGGCTCATCAAGTTCCTTTTGCCGAATTTGAAATTGATCATGCTTATGCGTGATCCCATTGAAAGATATGTGTCTCATTATCGCATGTATCAGCGCTTTAAGCAGGAAGGAAGACAGGGATATGATTTTAAACCTTTGCCTGAATATATAGATGATGAAATCGAAGCTTTTCATCAAGGAAAGAAAACCCGGATTCTGCATCAGGGTTTATACACGACTTATCTGCAGAAATGGGAAGAGGTATTTGGTCGAGAAAAGCTGCTTTTGCTAAGGACGCTGGATTTTGAAGAAGTTGGGCTGGCTCAGCATGAGATGGAGAAGGTCTGTGAATTCCTGGGATTGACCGAATATAATTTCAGAGAAGCTCTGGGGGAAAGGTATAATCAGGCACAAACTCAGGAGATTGCTCCGAAGGTCTCAGAAAAGCTCAGGAAATTTTATGCAGATTCTTTAGAAGAATTAAGATTGAGATACCAAATCAAGCTCTAA
- a CDS encoding DUF2330 domain-containing protein — translation MKNILAILLVLFGFQHSQAFCGFYVAKASLDLFNHASQVILVKDGNKMTVTMYSDFHGDIKDFAMVVPVPEVLQKEQIKVIEKDIFTRLNDYTGPRLVKYHDPNFYCPLPNAENEITIVGESIREHRQLSMAVTSLDEVVVAGKRKKYKVKVQKKYTIGGYDILILSAKKSKGLEEWLKDHDYQIPKGASEVLEPYIKSGMKFFVVKVNEKAFEKQRNKYLHPLQITYNSERFMLPIRLGMANAKGDQDMIVYAFSKKGRIECTNYQTHEIPSNMDVPLAVAGLFDNFYSSLFDKSWAEKGKDGVMFEYGWNITGSNPVKCDPCPTPALTYPQLVDAGVDWLNSRNNFNYSGKLYISRMHVRYNRETFPQDLTFQETPNWENFQGRYVLRYPGKSTTGLYNCDAAQTYLKSLRKRRIEEVKSLESLTDWPAIGYQDYIEEYDHHIIDWGYLEPLPEKEDKGEFILPVLPNWFKWVPYILLGLFVMVLIGLSLRKREKLKPQIS, via the coding sequence ATGAAAAACATACTAGCGATTCTGCTGGTCCTATTTGGATTCCAGCACAGCCAGGCTTTTTGCGGATTTTACGTAGCAAAAGCTTCTCTGGATCTATTCAACCATGCCTCACAGGTCATACTGGTAAAGGATGGGAATAAGATGACAGTAACCATGTACAGCGATTTCCACGGAGATATCAAGGATTTCGCCATGGTAGTTCCCGTTCCGGAAGTGCTGCAAAAAGAGCAGATCAAAGTCATAGAGAAAGATATTTTCACCCGACTCAACGATTATACAGGTCCAAGATTGGTGAAGTACCATGACCCTAACTTCTATTGTCCCTTACCCAATGCAGAAAATGAAATAACCATAGTTGGGGAATCAATTAGAGAGCATAGACAACTGAGTATGGCCGTCACCAGTCTGGATGAAGTGGTAGTAGCAGGTAAAAGGAAAAAATATAAGGTCAAAGTTCAAAAAAAATACACCATCGGAGGATATGACATCCTCATACTTTCGGCTAAAAAATCAAAGGGCCTTGAAGAATGGCTAAAAGATCATGACTATCAAATTCCGAAAGGAGCCTCCGAGGTTTTGGAACCTTATATCAAAAGCGGAATGAAATTCTTTGTGGTAAAAGTCAATGAGAAAGCCTTCGAAAAGCAGCGGAATAAATACCTGCACCCTCTTCAAATCACTTATAATTCGGAGCGATTTATGCTTCCCATCCGACTAGGCATGGCCAATGCAAAAGGAGATCAGGATATGATCGTCTATGCTTTTTCCAAGAAGGGAAGAATCGAATGCACCAATTATCAGACCCATGAAATTCCCAGCAATATGGACGTCCCCTTAGCCGTAGCAGGATTATTCGACAATTTTTACAGCTCACTTTTCGATAAGTCCTGGGCAGAAAAAGGAAAAGACGGAGTCATGTTTGAATACGGATGGAACATTACAGGTAGCAATCCTGTCAAATGCGATCCTTGTCCTACTCCAGCCCTTACCTACCCTCAATTGGTAGATGCAGGAGTGGATTGGCTAAATAGCAGGAACAATTTCAATTATTCCGGAAAACTTTATATCAGCCGCATGCATGTGCGCTACAATCGAGAGACCTTCCCTCAGGATCTGACTTTCCAGGAAACCCCTAATTGGGAAAACTTTCAGGGAAGATATGTGCTCAGGTATCCGGGCAAATCTACGACTGGACTTTATAATTGCGATGCAGCACAGACCTACTTGAAAAGCTTAAGAAAAAGGAGAATAGAAGAAGTAAAATCTCTGGAATCCTTAACTGACTGGCCCGCTATCGGATATCAGGATTATATCGAAGAATATGATCATCACATCATAGATTGGGGCTATCTGGAGCCCTTACCAGAAAAAGAAGACAAAGGAGAATTTATCCTTCCCGTTCTTCCTAATTGGTTCAAATGGGTTCCTTATATTTTACTGGGACTGTTTGTGATGGTATTGATAGGATTAAGTTTACGAAAGCGAGAGAAACTCAAGCCACAAATCAGCTAA
- a CDS encoding sulfotransferase domain-containing protein translates to MYRIHASYHKCLTQYYMRIMRKVFNWLPGKEAYRHFESIEGVFYNNLHRYKVLSTNNFRIEPERIDGDFRISRFIRDPRDLIVSGYFYHKRGAEPWFRMKNPSPKYWEALNGNVPQGQPTDLSYAEYLESLDKETGLLAEIEWRKYHLESMRNWLEDERVKLFKYEDILGNEVAVFEEIMEHYGFHGLTLSRVKYLAEKYRFKSGGRKDKHIRNPKPQQWKEHFTPRVEAVFMEQYGDILELYDYPT, encoded by the coding sequence ATGTACCGAATTCATGCTTCATATCACAAATGCCTGACCCAATACTATATGCGTATCATGCGCAAGGTCTTCAATTGGCTACCCGGAAAGGAAGCTTATCGGCATTTCGAAAGCATCGAAGGCGTCTTTTATAACAACTTGCATCGCTACAAGGTTTTATCAACCAACAATTTTCGAATAGAGCCAGAACGAATAGATGGAGACTTTCGAATTTCGCGCTTCATTCGTGATCCTCGTGACCTGATTGTCTCTGGATATTTTTATCACAAAAGAGGAGCAGAGCCCTGGTTTAGAATGAAAAACCCTAGTCCAAAATATTGGGAAGCTCTCAATGGAAATGTTCCTCAGGGGCAGCCGACTGATCTTTCTTATGCCGAGTATCTGGAAAGTCTGGATAAGGAAACAGGACTTCTGGCAGAAATTGAATGGCGGAAATACCATTTGGAATCCATGAGAAACTGGCTGGAGGACGAACGGGTGAAACTCTTTAAATACGAAGATATCCTGGGAAATGAGGTAGCGGTATTTGAAGAGATCATGGAGCATTACGGATTTCATGGATTGACTTTGAGTCGAGTTAAGTATCTGGCAGAGAAGTATCGATTCAAATCAGGTGGGCGTAAGGACAAACACATTCGCAATCCTAAACCTCAACAATGGAAGGAACATTTCACCCCCAGAGTTGAAGCAGTTTTTATGGAACAATACGGAGACATCCTGGAGTTATACGATTATCCAACATAG
- a CDS encoding glycosyltransferase family 4 protein, whose protein sequence is MHPSGRLILFGTRIGLNFSGGSNATVLLFQHIVPYFDEVYIVCRELGALPFRKNVNLIYWENEKQAQQELLKLSSADSIFYGDFVDAKLLVDSHLPFFFTYHDNWPEQQDLDEASQLMAQERIASYQEIFSAAIQVFSVSEFKRRFIQKATARHVLIRNGAFHPIHAFSQTKRKAGSNFKLLMMGNLDKRKYHYAIELFRKIPAASNLEVHIYGHSVDPEIEAALEEFPFVQLKGFQADIDLRNYHLLLSCSFIENLPISMLEALQNHTPVLSYEVGGIAEVVDHGKTGILIPPFDVDEMLQELWKIKAGEYSFSFHPSRYEAFNWEKSAKLMLKEFRKYVDA, encoded by the coding sequence ATGCATCCCTCAGGCAGACTCATACTTTTTGGAACACGAATCGGATTGAATTTTTCCGGTGGCAGCAATGCTACCGTCTTACTCTTTCAACATATAGTTCCATACTTCGATGAGGTATATATTGTTTGTCGGGAATTAGGAGCTTTGCCTTTTCGAAAGAATGTAAACCTGATTTATTGGGAAAATGAAAAGCAGGCCCAGCAGGAACTGCTCAAACTTTCCTCAGCTGACAGCATTTTTTATGGAGATTTCGTAGACGCAAAGCTTCTGGTCGATAGCCATCTCCCTTTCTTTTTCACCTACCATGACAATTGGCCGGAGCAACAAGACCTGGATGAAGCCTCTCAATTGATGGCGCAAGAAAGGATTGCTTCTTATCAAGAGATATTTTCAGCTGCTATCCAGGTTTTTTCGGTAAGCGAGTTTAAGCGAAGATTCATCCAAAAAGCTACGGCTCGACATGTATTGATCCGAAATGGAGCTTTTCATCCCATACATGCTTTTTCTCAAACAAAAAGAAAAGCAGGAAGCAATTTCAAGCTGCTCATGATGGGCAATCTCGACAAGCGCAAATATCACTATGCGATCGAATTGTTCCGAAAAATACCGGCAGCTTCAAATCTGGAAGTGCATATTTATGGACATAGTGTTGATCCAGAAATTGAAGCTGCTTTAGAAGAATTCCCCTTCGTTCAGCTCAAAGGTTTTCAGGCTGATATAGACTTGAGAAACTATCATCTCCTGCTTTCCTGCTCTTTCATCGAAAATCTCCCCATCTCTATGCTGGAAGCTTTACAAAATCACACCCCGGTTTTGAGTTATGAAGTAGGCGGCATTGCGGAAGTCGTAGATCATGGAAAAACGGGTATCTTGATCCCTCCTTTTGATGTGGACGAAATGCTGCAAGAATTATGGAAGATTAAAGCGGGCGAATATTCATTCTCATTTCATCCCTCCAGATACGAAGCATTTAATTGGGAAAAATCCGCAAAGTTGATGTTGAAGGAATTTCGAAAATATGTAGATGCCTAA
- a CDS encoding BCCT family transporter has translation MPFKNSLKKEVFFPPFIFLLIATAYSVIDQDGFLESAKSINNWILQHFDWLFSWSTFLFLLLLIFIYFSPLAKIRIGGKDAKPILTKWKWFAITLCTTVATGILFWGSAEPLFHLHQPPLGGGAASAEAKEFAMSTMFMHWTFTPYGIYTTAALLFALTYYNMKQPFSLASLLYPLIGKRAYGGIGVATDVICLFALVAGMAASLGTGILTLSGGLHKVFGLTESNFLTAIIALTIVCVFIASAASGLQKGIRLLSDINIRAFFVIAGFVLIFGPTMDMLKTGGIGLLDYFQNFFQRSTGIGSDIPDSWSHSWTVFYWANWMAWTPITALFLGRLGVGYTVRDFIHFNLVFPSIFGGFWMVIFSGAAMNLDLGGTEFPLYEILQAQGEQNVIFELFSKLPLSNIISMFFVLTIFISYVTAADSNTSAMSGISAKGINPENPEAPLLIKIAWGLMIGIVSYIMISFAGVDGIRMTSNLGGFPALFLVIFVAIGLVRMLLRREEMLGE, from the coding sequence ATGCCGTTCAAAAACTCGCTCAAAAAGGAAGTCTTTTTCCCACCTTTCATATTTCTGCTGATAGCTACTGCCTATAGTGTCATCGATCAAGATGGATTTTTAGAAAGTGCCAAAAGCATCAATAATTGGATATTACAGCACTTTGACTGGTTGTTTTCCTGGAGTACCTTTCTCTTTTTACTCCTTCTCATTTTTATCTATTTCTCTCCCCTGGCAAAAATCAGAATAGGAGGGAAGGATGCAAAGCCTATTTTAACGAAATGGAAGTGGTTTGCTATTACCTTGTGCACAACTGTTGCTACGGGTATCCTCTTTTGGGGAAGTGCCGAACCCCTCTTTCATTTGCATCAACCTCCCCTGGGAGGTGGAGCAGCTTCTGCTGAAGCCAAAGAGTTTGCCATGTCCACCATGTTTATGCATTGGACATTTACGCCTTATGGGATTTATACCACAGCGGCTCTTCTCTTTGCGCTGACCTATTATAATATGAAGCAGCCTTTCAGTCTGGCGAGTTTGTTGTATCCCTTGATTGGCAAACGGGCCTATGGAGGAATAGGAGTTGCCACAGATGTTATTTGTCTTTTTGCTTTGGTAGCGGGAATGGCCGCTTCTTTGGGAACGGGAATTCTGACCCTATCCGGAGGTTTACACAAAGTATTTGGCCTAACGGAAAGCAACTTCCTGACAGCCATAATTGCCTTGACGATAGTATGTGTTTTTATTGCTTCAGCTGCCAGTGGACTGCAGAAAGGAATTCGACTTTTATCGGATATCAATATCCGCGCGTTTTTTGTGATAGCGGGCTTTGTATTGATCTTTGGTCCGACCATGGATATGTTGAAAACTGGAGGGATCGGCTTATTGGATTATTTCCAGAACTTCTTTCAAAGAAGTACAGGTATAGGCTCTGATATTCCGGATAGCTGGAGCCATAGTTGGACGGTATTTTATTGGGCGAATTGGATGGCCTGGACGCCTATTACAGCTTTATTCCTTGGGAGATTGGGAGTAGGATATACCGTAAGAGATTTTATCCATTTCAATCTGGTATTTCCATCCATATTCGGCGGTTTCTGGATGGTGATATTTAGCGGAGCGGCTATGAATCTTGATTTGGGGGGAACTGAATTTCCCTTGTATGAAATTTTGCAAGCACAAGGAGAGCAAAATGTGATCTTCGAACTATTCTCTAAACTCCCCTTAAGCAATATCATCAGTATGTTTTTCGTGCTGACCATTTTCATTTCTTATGTAACTGCTGCTGATTCCAATACTTCTGCTATGAGTGGGATAAGTGCCAAAGGAATCAATCCCGAAAATCCTGAAGCACCTTTATTGATCAAAATCGCCTGGGGACTGATGATCGGTATTGTCTCTTACATCATGATCAGTTTTGCCGGAGTGGATGGGATACGGATGACTTCGAATCTTGGAGGATTTCCAGCTTTATTCCTCGTGATTTTTGTTGCGATTGGTTTGGTTAGGATGCTGCTCAGGCGGGAAGAGATGTTGGGGGAATAG
- a CDS encoding oligosaccharide flippase family protein: MPKSPFISSLVLTALGFIPALAGIFLLPLYLNQLSSEEYAIMNLVIIFAGFAAMLGNLKLDAAMRTFYFDYEQEPEKLNNYLSQIFSFGLILLIFFFGLMLIIGPFLFGFIFRSEALSFYPFGFYALAASFLSLAKSPYMIFLKNQIRLKEFAFYNLGEFSLIFALQAYFILVLGKGVEGALLGSLIAQAFIFLLFFLLNFRLLKWKIELDFLRPSLRYSLGIIPFILMNWMIIRGDRILFEQFSELKEVGKYALLMAILGFSRILLNAMDNAIRPFLFSRLKAGDAESLKEAHILLRYYVAVSCLFLSAILMLSAFLPLLTDKTDFLEVIPYFSWGALALLPGILIRVYNLQLVFVKKAYEISSLGFLNLIVLLAGFYFWVPAHGIMGAIASIAASNLLSLLLFAYRSNVYRSADIPAFPALDILLISGAIFLIASSWEVLEWRFRSPLQFALLLSLILFLFRKQWRMLFQMKEGLQKS, from the coding sequence ATGCCTAAAAGTCCCTTCATATCAAGTCTTGTACTAACCGCTTTGGGATTTATTCCTGCATTGGCTGGGATTTTTTTATTGCCTTTATACCTCAATCAACTTAGTAGTGAGGAATATGCAATTATGAATCTGGTCATAATTTTTGCCGGATTTGCTGCTATGCTCGGTAATTTAAAACTAGATGCCGCCATGCGGACTTTCTATTTTGACTATGAACAGGAGCCAGAAAAACTTAATAATTACCTGAGTCAGATATTTAGTTTTGGCTTGATCCTCCTCATCTTCTTTTTTGGATTGATGCTGATAATCGGTCCTTTCCTGTTTGGCTTCATTTTCCGTTCGGAAGCATTGAGTTTTTATCCATTTGGCTTCTATGCGCTTGCCGCAAGCTTCCTTTCCCTGGCCAAAAGTCCCTATATGATCTTCTTAAAAAATCAGATCAGGCTCAAGGAATTTGCCTTTTACAATCTGGGGGAATTTTCCTTAATCTTTGCCTTGCAAGCCTATTTCATTCTGGTTTTGGGAAAAGGAGTGGAAGGTGCTCTTTTGGGAAGTTTGATAGCACAGGCTTTCATTTTTCTTTTGTTTTTCCTATTAAATTTCAGGCTACTGAAGTGGAAAATCGAATTAGATTTCCTCAGACCTTCCTTAAGGTATTCTCTGGGAATCATTCCATTTATTCTCATGAACTGGATGATTATCCGGGGAGATCGCATCCTCTTCGAGCAATTCAGCGAACTTAAGGAAGTAGGTAAATATGCCTTGCTTATGGCGATCCTGGGTTTTTCGCGTATCCTTCTGAATGCCATGGATAATGCTATACGTCCATTTTTATTTAGCAGGTTAAAAGCGGGAGATGCGGAATCATTAAAAGAGGCCCATATTCTGCTTCGATATTATGTAGCTGTATCTTGTCTTTTTCTGTCTGCTATCCTTATGTTATCTGCCTTTCTTCCTCTATTGACAGATAAAACTGACTTCCTGGAGGTCATTCCTTATTTCAGCTGGGGTGCCCTGGCCCTTTTACCAGGAATTCTCATCCGGGTTTATAATCTTCAATTGGTATTTGTAAAAAAGGCCTATGAAATATCAAGTTTGGGATTTCTCAATTTGATAGTCCTCCTGGCAGGCTTTTATTTTTGGGTTCCGGCGCATGGAATAATGGGAGCCATCGCCTCAATCGCTGCGAGCAATTTACTTTCCCTCCTACTTTTTGCCTATCGAAGCAATGTCTACAGATCAGCAGATATTCCCGCTTTTCCTGCCCTCGATATTTTACTCATTAGTGGAGCTATCTTTTTGATAGCCAGCAGCTGGGAAGTCCTTGAGTGGAGATTCAGATCGCCCTTGCAATTTGCCCTCTTACTTAGCCTTATCCTTTTTCTTTTCAGAAAGCAATGGCGCATGCTATTTCAGATGAAAGAAGGTCTTCAAAAATCCTGA